A region of Rhodamnia argentea isolate NSW1041297 chromosome 9, ASM2092103v1, whole genome shotgun sequence DNA encodes the following proteins:
- the LOC125316562 gene encoding LOW QUALITY PROTEIN: probable galacturonosyltransferase 4 (The sequence of the model RefSeq protein was modified relative to this genomic sequence to represent the inferred CDS: inserted 1 base in 1 codon) has product MLVRNVVVLMLLVTVVAXIILYTDRIGTFKSASSRNEFIEEGTSFTFSGDTGRLNVLPQESSATLKEPIGLVYTDNTTKDLQKQEGIEHKSARVLSATADDGQAQKENPIRQVTDGKNQEMQSGISGKSTVAGDNEVRREGKIPKDKDGKAKVSRRSSSDNVAQNVEVKAEDRSPKTPVIRGKQETAKSVEGQNEQTAMPDARVRQLKDQLIRAKVYLSLPATKNNPHFTRELRQRIKEVQRVVGAAVKDSDLPRNSNDRLKAMEQTLAKGKQIQDDCAAIVRKLRAMLHSTEEQLRVHKKQTLFLTQLTAKTLPKGLHCLPLRLTSEYYALNSTQQHFPNQEKLEDPRLFHYALFSDNVLAAAVVVNSTITHAKEPSKHVFHVVTDRLNYAAMRMWFLVNPLGKATIQVQNIEEYTWLNSSYSPVLKQLGSPSMIDYYFRTHRANSDSSLKYRNPKYLSILNHLRFYLPEIFPKLDKVLFLDDDIVVQKDLTGLWSLNLKGKVNGAVETCGESFHRFDRYLNFSNPLISKNFNPHACGWAYGMNVFDLKEWKKQNITGVYHNWQKLNHDRQLWKLGTLPPGLITFWNRTYPLDRSWHVLGLGYNPNVNQREIERAAVIHYNGNMKPWLEIGMPKYRNYWTKYVDYDHVYLRECNINP; this is encoded by the exons ATGTTGGTGAGGAATGTGGTGGTGTTGATGCTGTTGGTGACGGTTGTTG CGATTATTCTCTACACTGATAGAATCGGCACTTTCAAATCTGCCTCTT CTAGGAATGAATTCATAGAGGAAGGCACATCCTTT ACTTTTAGTGGTGATACAGGGCGTTTGAACGTGCTTCCACAG GAATCATCAGCAACTCTTAAAGAGCCGATTGGATTAGTGTACACAGATAATACAACTAAAG ATTTGCAAAAACAAGAGGGAATAGAGCATAAATCTGCAAGAGTATTGTCAGCAACGGCTGATGACGGTCAAGCTCAAAAGGAGAACCCCATCAGACAGGTAACTGAtgggaaaaatcaagaaatgcaGAGTGGAATTTCGGGAAAGTCTACTGTGGCAGGGGACAATGAAGTTAGGAGAGAAGGGAAAATTCCCAAGGACAAGGATGGGAAAGCTAAAGTTTCCAGGCGGTCATCATCAGATAATGTTGCACAGAATGTG GAAGTGAAAGCCGAAGACCGGTCTCCTAAGACTCCTGTCATCCGTGGAAAACAAGAGACTGCAAAATCTGTGGAGGGACAGAATGAGCAAACGGCAATGCCCGATGCTCGTGTCCGGCAGCTTAAAGATCAGTTGATCAGGGCCAAAGTTTACTTATCTCTACCAGCCACTAAGAACAATCCTCATTTTACTAGAGAGCTTCGACAGCGGATCAAGGAAGTTCAACGAGTGGTTGGGGCAGCAGTTAAAGATTCCGATCTGCCGAGGAA CTCAAATGACCGGTTGAAAGCTATGGAGCAAACATTGGCCAAAGGCAAGCAAATTCAAGATGACTGCGCTGCTATTGTACGGAAACTTAGGGCTATGCTCCATTCGACAGAAGAGCAGCTTCGAGTGCACAAGAAGCAGACGCTGTTCTTGACACAGTTGACTGCAAAAACCCTTCCAAAGGGTCTTCATTGTCTTCCTTTACGCCTTACTAGCGAGTACTATGCCCTGAATTCTACCCAACAGCACTTCCCAAACCAAGAGAAATTGGAGGACCCCCGGCTGTTCCATTATGCACTGTTCTCTGACAACGTGTTGGCAGCAGCTGTTGTCGTGAACTCAACAATCACCCATGCGAAG GAACCCTCGAAACACGTCTTCCACGTTGTTACAGACCGGCTCAACTATGCAGCAATGAGGATGTGGTTCTTAGTAAATCCTCTGGGGAAAGCCACTATTCAAGTTCAGAACATAGAAGAATATACCTGGTTAAACTCGAGTTACAGTCCAGTGCTCAAGCAGTTGGGTTCTCCATCCATGATTGATTATTACTTCAGGACTCATCGTGCGAATTCTGATTCAAGTCTGAAGTACAGGAACCCTAAGTACTTATCTATTTTGAACCATCTTCGATTTTACCTACCGGAGATCTTCCCCAAGCTGGATAAGGTGCTGTTTTTAGATGATGATATAGTGGTACAAAAGGACCTCACTGGTCTGTGGTCCCTAAATTTGAAGGGAAAGGTCAATGGTGCTGTGGAGACTTGTGGGGAAAGCTTCCATCGCTTTGATCGCTATCTCAATTTCTCTAATCCTCTCATCTCAAAGAATTTCAATCCCCATGCTTGTGGCTGGGCCTATGGCATGAACGTCTTTGACTTGAAGGAATGGAAGAAGCAAAACATCACTGGAGTGTACCACAATTGGCAGAAACTT AATCATGATAGACAACTGTGGAAGTTGGGGACCCTGCCACCTGGCTTGATTACATTCTGGAATCGTACTTATCCACTTGATCGGTCGTGGCATGTGCTGGGACTAGGTTATAATCCTAATGTCAACCAGAGGGAGATAGAGCGGGCTGCCGTCATTCACTACAACGGCAACATGAAACCGTGGCTTGAGATTGGCATGCCCAAGTACCGGAACTATTGGACAAAGTATGTTGATTACGATCATGTCTATCTGCGGGAGTGCAACATTAATCCATAA
- the LOC115755406 gene encoding uncharacterized protein LOC115755406, with product MATSYALRLFCNLTFFTCLASIMIGSSVITADSDLVERMCGRSCSRATSSDKFCKDALNSDWRTPGADATILAYVAFGLAHRNASSTQDQITSLLSNSTGPVRQHLEQCLLDYATALNNTEEALTDLDWEEFGRLTSFAATTWEQAKNCESAFNGTKSPLTDNNNNLFGLSEICVCISYQLIV from the coding sequence ATGGCGACATCTTATGCTCTTCGTCTCTTCTGCAATCTCACATTCTTCACCTGTCTTGCATCGATCATGATTGGATCCTCGGTCATCACCGCCGATTCCGACCTAGTCGAGCGAATGTGCGGCCGGAGCTGCAGCCGGGCAACGTCCTCTGACAAGTTTTGCAAGGACGCTCTCAACTCTGATTGGCGCACACCGGGTGCTGATGCGACTATACTAGCCTATGTGGCCTTCGGTTTGGCGCATCGCAACGCTTCGAGCACCCAAGACCAGATAACTTCGCTGCTAAGTAACTCTACTGGTCCGGTGCGCCAGCACCTCGAGCAATGCCTCCTAGATTATGCAACAGCCTTAAATAACACTGAAGAGGCTTTAACCGACTTGGATTGGGAGGAATTTGGCAGATTGACCTCCTTTGCTGCTACGACATGGGAGCAAGCGAAGAACTGCGAATCGGCCTTTAATGGAACAAAATCTCCATTGACTGATAACAACAACAATCTGTTCGGGCTTTCAGAGATTTGTGTTTGTATTTCGTATCAGCTCATTGTCTGA
- the LOC125316495 gene encoding uncharacterized protein LOC125316495 — MMEPQSRKRGREGDMEDKKIDTSDNSSRRQLGGVSYEHSNNHEDHRDKKLEDKSNCHDEALDEWDYCMSSLGVFDFPWLREGDGMIFGSEEDGESRVEDAFAFSLSLSFTADHGMEFCEPLSCQNSAFC; from the coding sequence ATGATGGAGCCGCAGAGCAGGAAAAGAGGGAGGGAAGGAGATATGGAAGACAAGAAGATTGACACCTCAGACAACTCCTCGAGGAGGCAATTAGGTGGTGTTAGTTATGAGCACAGCAACAATCACGAGGATCACAGAGACAAAAAGCTAGAGGATAAGAGTAATTGCCATGATGAAGCTTTGGACGAGTGGGATTATTGCATGTCCTCCTTGGGAGTGTTTGATTTCCCATGGCTGAGGGAAGGCGATGGCATGATCTTCGGGTCGGAGGAGGACGGCGAGAGCAGAGTCGAGGACGCGTTCGCGTTCTCGCTCTCGCTGTCTTTCACGGCTGACCATGGCATGGAGTTCTGCGAGCCATTGTCGTGCCAGAACTCggccttttgctag